In a genomic window of Quercus lobata isolate SW786 chromosome 4, ValleyOak3.0 Primary Assembly, whole genome shotgun sequence:
- the LOC115985917 gene encoding uncharacterized protein LOC115985917: MDKSWMEKRRGTREYFEGVNQFVEFAAPSARNGKILCPCVKCVNLLIQPLNVVREHCWGSGMLKNYKLWKFHGESAAATLATECGSSHVQETQNPYGDFHGMLHDLCPPHEIPPEPMEEGPTAQCPGEGPNDDAKKFYKMVDDVDKPLYEGCTKFSIFSAIVVLFQLKTLCGWTNKSFTLLLQVLMDMLPSDAKLPKDHYEAKKIVRDLGLGYEKIHACPNDCMLFWKQNGNLEACPCCKASRWKTNEASVASKHASSSKGKKKAAKILRWFPLKPRLQRLFLSPDLASSMKWHVNGRTDDGVMRHPADSDAWKMFDSKHLHFSSDPRNLRLGLAADGFNPFGIMSTSHSTWPVMLVPYNLPPWLCMKRSSLILSLVIPGPTSPGIAIDVYLEPLVEELRELWDVGVQAYDASSKEVFQLRAALMWTINDFPAYADLSGWSTKGELACPSCAMTTESRYLRNGRKFCYMGHRRWLDVDHDFRKDGMSFDGSIDTRLAPEPPVTSDIIVETEHLLGRCLGRKCQLAYKKRKRREADQSGWKKRSIFFTLPYWEDHKLRHNLDVMHIEKNVTDNILSTLLNLKDKTKDNYKARLDLADMGIRSELHLQRKSDDQYTIPAACFHMTSSEIDGFLQVLKDVTVPDGYASNISRRVNMKERKISGLKSHDNHILMQQLFPIALRGSLPSHVSRPLIKLACFFRQICSKTLTVSDIVTSEAEIAVTLCELEKIFPPSFFTVMVHLVMHLAAEAKIGGPVHYRWMYPIERYLSRLKSYVRNRAAPEGSIAEGYIVEECLTFCSRYMEGVETIFNRPTRMIEESTGVVSIMTLDNKEWTQAHRYVLFNSENINRFREMHKRLIEDELRKGHNRNVSDTIIYKHHMEKFCTWFGGHVMSLTDAEKEREGVSDTLVALSKWPYIYVKRFKHYVINGLKFRSVNDEGNRKTQNSGVSVATDGGNTYYGILSDIIELNYSDKIKHVLFKCKWVHDQHRRGYRTDEFGFPMVNFTYFIHGGDKMMDEPYVLASQATQVFYVEDKRHKDWYAVVKTKARDVFDAGVGPQREEDDIYSFSENVPYNLSSHEVVSDNLRWARDDLEGMTIDASIIAERDLHGVNNEDEFIDDESDNEDDNKDEYTEDE; the protein is encoded by the exons ATGGACAAAAGTTGGATGGAGAAGCGGAGGGGTACAAGGGAATATTTTGAAGGTGTAAACCAATTCGTGGAATTTGCTGCTCCATCCGCCCGCAATGGGAAGATCTTATGTCCTTGTGTGAAATGTGTGAATTTGCTTATACAACCGCTAAATGTGGTACGTGAGCACTGTTGGGGTTCGGGGATgcttaaaaattacaaactttGGAAATTTCATGGTGAATCGGCGGCTGCTACGCTAGCTACCGAATGTGGGAGCTCTCATGTGCAAGAAACCCAAAATCCATATGGTGATTTCCATGGGATGTTGCACGATTTGTGCCCCCCGCATGAAATCCCACCCGAACCAATGGAAGAAGGTCCAACTGCGCAATGTCCGGGTGAAGGTCCGAATGATGACGCCAAGAAGTTTTACAAGATGGTAGATGATGTAGACAAACCTTTATATGAAGGTTGtacaaaatttagcattttctcAGCCATTGTCGTGTTGTTCCAGTTGAAGACTTTGTGTGGTTGGACAAATAAGTCATTTACTCTGTTGCTTCAAGTCCTGATGGATATGCTTCCTTCAGACGCTAAGTTGCCAAAGGACCATTATGAGGCTAAGAAGATAGTTCGAGacttgggtttgggttatgagAAGATCCATGCTTGTCCCAATGATTGTATGCTGTTTTGGAAGCAAAATGGTAACCTCGAAGCGTGTCCTTGTTGTAAAGCTTCAAGGTGGAAAACAAATGAGGCATCTGTTGCTAGTAAGCATGCTTCATCCAGTAAGGGGAAGAAGAAAGCTGCGAAGATCCTACGGTGGTTCCCCTTAAAGCCAAGATTGCAGCGACTATTTCTGTCACCCGATCTGGCTAGTTCTATGAAATGGCATGTTAATGGTCGTACTGATGATGGGGTAATGCGGCATCCTGCTGACTCAGATGCATGGAAAATGTTTGACAGTAAGCATTTACACTTCTCATCTGACCCTCGTAATCTCAGACTTGGATTAGCTGCGGACGGGTTCAACCCCTTCGGAATTATGAGTACTAGTCACAGTACGTGGCCTGTCATGTTGGTCCCGTACAATCTCCCACCTTGGCTGTGCATGAAACGGTCATCTTTGATTCTATCATTAGTTATTCCTGGTCCTACCTCGCCAGGGATTGCTATAGATGTGTACTTGGAACCGTTAGTAGAAGAACTAAGGGAGTTATGGGATGTTGGAGTACAAGCATACGATGCATCTTCAAAAGAAGTATTCCAATTGCGTGCAGCATTGATGTGGACCATAAATGATTTTCCTGCATACGCAGATTTGTCGGGTTGGAGTACCAAAGGTGAGTTGGCGTGTCCTTCTTGTGCCATGACGACCGAGTCTCGATATTTGAGAAATGGTCGCAAATTCTGTTACATGGGACATCGGCGATGGTTGGATGTTGACCATGATTTCCGCAAAGATGGTATGTCATTTGATGGATCCATTGATACTCGATTGGCTCCTGAACCACCAGTCACATCTGACATTATTGTGGAAACTGAACATTTACTTGGACGTTGTCTGGGTAGGAAATGTCAACTTGCTtacaaaaaaaggaagagaagggaGGCAGACCAGAGTGGTTGGAAGAAAAGGAGTATATTTTTTACCTTGCCTTATTGGGAGGATCACAAGTTGCGACACAATCTTGATGTGATGCATATAGAGAAGAATGTGACGGACAATATACTAAGCACACTGTTGAACTTGAAGGATAAAACGAAGGATAATTACAAGGCACGCCTTGACTTGGCGGACATGGGGATAAGGAGTGAACTCCACCTACAACGAAAAAGTGATGATCAGTATACCATACCGGCTGCATGTTTTCATATGACTTCATCGGAGATAGATGGTttcttgcaagttttgaaggatGTAACAGTGCCCGATGGGTATGCTTCCAATATCTCACGCCGTGTGAATATGAAAGAACGCAAGATTTCTGGTTTGAAGAGTCATGATAATCACATATTGATGCAGCAACTTTTTCCCATAGCATTACGTGGGTCTTTGCCATCTCATGTTAGTAGGCCTTTGATAAAGTTAGCTTGCTTCTTTAGACAAATTTGTTCCAAAACCCTTACGGTTTCAGATATTGTGACTAGTGAGGCAGAGATTGCAGTGACATTGTGTGAATTGGAAAAGATATTTCCTCCATCCTTCTTTACAGTGATGGTACATTTGGTCATGCACTTAGCTGCTGAAGCTAAGATTGGTGGTCCAGTGCACTACCGTTGGATGTATCCCATTGAGAG GTACCTCTCACGTCTTAAGTCTTACGTACGAAATAGAGCTGCTCCGGAAGGGTCTATTGCTGAAGGATACATAGTAGAGGAGTGCTTAACATTCTGTTCACGGTATATGGAAGGAGTGGAAACTATATTCAATCGACCCACCAGGATGATTGAGGAGTCAACGGGGGTGGTTTCGATCATGACACTAGACAATAAAGAGTGGACCCAAGCCCATCGCTACGTTTTATTCAATTCTGAAAACATCAACCGCTTTCGTGA GATGCACAAAAGATTGATAGAGGATGAACTTCGAAAAGGCCACAATCGTAACGTTTCCGATACCATTATATATAAGCATCACATGGAGAAGTTTTGTACATGGTTTGGGGGTCAC GTGATGTCCCTCACTGATGCTGAGAAGGAAAGGGAGGGAGTTAGTGATACCCTTGTTGCATTGTCCAAATGGCCGTATATTTATGTAAAGCGGTTCAAGCATTATGTAATAAATGGCTTAAAATTTAGGAGTGTAAATGATGAGGGAAATAGGAAAACGCAGAATAGTGGAGTTAGTGTGGCTACTGATGGGGGCAATACTTACTATggtattttaagtgatataATTGAGTTGAATTATTCTGACAAAATCAAACATGTGTTATTCAAGTGTAAATGGGTTCATGACCAACATAGGAGAGGATATAGGACTGATGAATTTGGGTTTCCTATGGTAAACTTTACATACTTCATACATGGTGGGGATAAAATGATGGATGAACCATACGTCTTGGCATCTCAAGCTACACAAGTTTTTTATGTGGAAGATAAAAGGCACAAGGATTGGTATGCTGTTGTCAAAACTAAAGCTAGGGACGTGTTTGATGCTGGTGTTGGTCCCCAACGTGAGGAGGATGATATATATAGTTTTTCTGAAAATGTTCCCTATAACTTAAGTAGTCATGAGGTTGTGAGTGACAACCTTCGTTGGGCTCGGGATGATCTAGAGGGAATGACAATTGATGCCTCCATCATTGCTGAAAGAGATCTTCATGGAGTAAACAATGAAGATGAGTTTATTGACGATGAGTCTGACAATGAAGATGACAACAAGGATGAGTACACCGAGGATGAGTAG
- the LOC115984275 gene encoding probable RNA-dependent RNA polymerase 5 produces the protein MYNKIASEGIDVGFYRYRFFVFKDGGKEEKKKDPTSSSVKCFFIRKESIGMIYEARSLFMHAHRLPSVANYMARFSLILSKTTKLEVDLASVNIQRIEDVLCTV, from the exons ATGTACAATAAGATTGCAAGCGAAGGGATCGATGTTGGTTTCTATCGCTATCGGTTTTTTG TGTTTAAGGATGGAggcaaagaagaaaagaaaaaagacccAACTTCTTCATCTGTCAAGTGTTTTTTCATTCGTAAGGAGTCAATTGGAATGATTTATGAAGCAAGGTCTTTATTCATGCATGCACATCGATTGCCTAGTGTGGCCAATTATATGGCTAG GTTTTCTCTTATCTTGTCCAAGACCACAAAGCTAGAAGTTGATTTAGCATCTGTTAATATCCAAAGAATTGAAGATGTACTTTGCACGGTATGA